A window of Daucus carota subsp. sativus chromosome 2, DH1 v3.0, whole genome shotgun sequence genomic DNA:
ACTCATAATCCAAAAATGAAACGATTGTAAGAACACATCCAGAACAATAATCATTAGGTCATCAACTTGATTTTGTATCGACTAAACAAAGGGATAACTTACAACTAAACATACAGATGTATGAAGACACTTGGAACAACAAAAGTGGTAGTGAAGCAAACGAGTATAGACCTGTTACCGAATCCTTGTATTCACACAACCAAAGAATGACTCACAATAGGAACGAAAGCTGTAAGCTGACACTTTGAACATCAACAAAATCTCACTGGTAGAGTCTAGAACCATACACCAAAGCACAACACAAAACAGAATTTATAGATGTAAAAAGATAAGCGAAAACAACAGAGGCATTTAACTCTATATGCATTCCTACAAAATCAGACTCTAAACAAAGCTAATACCGATATAATAAAAGCTGAAATCACTTTGCTGTtgaattgaaaatataaaatgacACAACAAGAGACTGAAAACTGGCTTCAAACCATAATTCCATAGATAAATTAGGTCTCCGATTTATTCGATTCATCACGATATAATAGATAAACACATTACACAAACAGCATAAATAAACGAAAATCTAGATTTTATCAATATCTTCGTCCTCAAACTCGATGTAATCATCAGCAGCATTCTCATCCTCCTCATCAAGTCCCCCAGTAATACCTTCATTAAGCCTGGTATTCTCCGGCAACTCACCGTAAGCCTTCAACAACCTCGCCTCATCCGGCATATACTTGAGAATCACATCGGCCTTATCGTCCTGATAATCACGCAATCCGACGAGAATAATATCGCCGGCGGCGATCCAGACCTTCTTGTGCATCTTGCCGCGAATATGACAGAGACGCTTGGTGCCGTCGATGCACA
This region includes:
- the LOC108206626 gene encoding eukaryotic translation initiation factor 1A, which produces MPKNKGKGGKNRKRGKNEADDEKRELVFKEDGQEYAQVMRMLGNGRCEAMCIDGTKRLCHIRGKMHKKVWIAAGDIILVGLRDYQDDKADVILKYMPDEARLLKAYGELPENTRLNEGITGGLDEEDENAADDYIEFEDEDIDKI